In one window of Ptiloglossa arizonensis isolate GNS036 chromosome 5, iyPtiAriz1_principal, whole genome shotgun sequence DNA:
- the LOC143146643 gene encoding uncharacterized protein LOC143146643: MEARVTCLRQDLSYLLQRMKILSNTEDTVPVAYRVLCPPNCSPGLDSRHSGGAISKSLDTFCRAQYFTRIIWNKTCARLQENIQTKRALLLAPSQRQISRSAFLLLINLGKAESRRQNESPRRFEPPPRFIRFIRSACRRSSIVDRGIKLS; encoded by the exons ATGGAGGCCCGAGTAACCTGTTTACG TCAGGACCTTTCCTATCTACTGCAGAGAATGAAAATATTGTCCAACACCGAAGATACTGTACCCGTTGCTTATCGAGTACTCTGTCCTCCCAATTGTTCCCCTGGCCTCGATTCGCGCCACTCGGGTGGCGCCATCTCGAAAAGCTTGGACACTTTTTGTCGCGCTCAGTATTTCACGCGCATTATCTGGAACAAAACTTGTGCGCGATtacaagaaaatattcaaacaaagCGCGCACTGTTGTTGGCCCCGAGTCAAAGACAGATCTCTCGGTCCGCGTTCCTCCTATTAATTAACCTCGGAAAAGCAGAATCACGGCGCCAGAATGAATCACCGCGACGATTCGAGCCGCCGCCGCGTTTCATCAGGTTTATCCGCTCGGCGTGCCgccgatcgtcgatcgtggaTCGCGGAATAAAATTATCCTAA
- the LOC143146645 gene encoding uncharacterized protein LOC143146645, which translates to MGLIQLSFPTFSTPHSEAFSCQKRNKMSPMSNNFTPIIDRTFVAQGFRFSFRRVIFSRVWSVRRMFLGLVSTPAFREIPRDARHEFDAARETPRFSQKKSRGLVCCSSLYLIFLISRHFSFLEIREVIIPENFQEMEEKIATFLFFE; encoded by the exons ATGGGACTAATTCAATTATCGTTTCCAACCTTTTCGACGCCGCACAGTGAAGCATTCAGCTGCCAAAAGCGGAACAAAATGTCTCCGATGTCGAACAATTTTACACCGATAATCGATCGTACGTTCGTGGCGCAAG GTTTTCGTTTCAGTTTTCGTCGTGTAATATTCTCACGTGTCTGGAGCGTACGACGAATGTTTCTAGGATTAGTTTCAACCCCAGCTTTCCGAGAAATTCCACGCGATGCGAGACACGAGTTCGACGCAGCGCGCGAAACGCCACGTTTTTCACAGAAGAAATCGCGAGGGCTCGTCTGCTGCTCTTCTTTGTACCTGATCTTTCTGATTTCTcgacatttttcatttctcgagaTACGAGAAGTCATAATACCTGAGAATTTCCAAGAGATGGAGGAAAAAATTGCGACGTTCCTATTTTTCGAATGA